One part of the Ranitomeya imitator isolate aRanImi1 chromosome 10, aRanImi1.pri, whole genome shotgun sequence genome encodes these proteins:
- the NBL1 gene encoding neuroblastoma suppressor of tumorigenicity 1, producing MMIRFLIGFLLPAGVFAAPPPINRLALFPDKSAWCEAKNITQIVGHSGCESKSIQNRACLGQCFSYSVPNTFPQSTESLVHCDSCMPAKSMWDVVTLECPGNEEVPRVDKLVEKILRCSCQACGKELSQEGAMFNVYLNTAEEALSPAENIGRHQHRQEEESPPAAQRDGESEE from the exons ATGATGATCCGGTTCCTGATTGGCTTCCTTCTTCCAGCTGGGGTCTTCGCCGCGCCTCCCCCCATTAATAGGTTGGCCCTTTTCCCTGATAAGAGCGCCTGGTGTGAGGCGAAGAACATCACACAGATTGTGGGGCACAGCGGCTGCGAGTCCAAGTCTATCCAGAATAG GGCCTGCCTGGGTCAGTGCTTCAGTTACAGTGTCCCCAACACATTTCCGCAGTCGACGGAGTCCCTGGTGCACTGCGACTCCTGTATGCCGGCCAAGTCCATGTGGGATGTG GTCACGCTGGAGTGTCCCGGGAACGAGGAGGTCCCCCGGGTGGACAagctggtggagaagatcttgcgcTGCAGCTGTCAGGCCTGTGGCAAGGAGCTGAGCCAGGAAGGAGCCATGTTTAACGTCTACTTGAACACGGCCGAGGAGGCGCTATCTCCGGCCGAGAACATCGGCCGACACCAGCACCGACAGGAAGAGGAGTCTCCACCGGCCGCTCAGCGGGATGGCGAGAGTGAGGAGTGA